Genomic segment of Synchiropus splendidus isolate RoL2022-P1 chromosome 4, RoL_Sspl_1.0, whole genome shotgun sequence:
TTGCAAACTACAGGAGTGTTTCAGGGGAGATAGGGTCATGCAACAGACATAGGAAGGaaggagaggtcagaggtgagcaGAGCGAGGAAGTAATAATGGTGTCATTACAGGTGTAACTGTTGCAGAAGCTGTGGCTTGAGTAGTCAGAGAACCATGTGGTTGTATCCGTCCTCATAGTGAATCACCATCACTTGTGTTGCTCCTAATGGACCTGTTCCTCATTTTAAGTGAAAAACACCTCATGAAAAGTGCTTCAGTGAGAGGTTGTGACTCATGTTCCAGCGAGAAGGAGCTTTGTAtcacagtcatttatttatttgatgctTTAACAATGTAAGCTAGCGAAGTCAAAGTACTTTGTTACaggtttgtaaaaaaaataatctcaattaattgcacaGATGTTAACTCGcgatgaatcacacattttctatCTGTTCACTATGTAACGTAAAGGCCGATTTTATCGAGGCAAGAGAAGCCAATAATACTtttctcatgcaaacatttgtttactccaacaacccaacagatACTGTCCAGAACATCCTTTAAGAAGAagctcagaggctctgaagagtttcaacaacatgctaacatCATAGCATGGTAAACATTACTGGCAACTCTTATCTTGATCTTGATCTTCCTCTACGTTACATTGAGAACAGATaaaaaatgtgtgatgaatttgccattaatcgcacGTTCACTCAGCTATAGTGTGATAAATTGAGCTTAaacataatatttatatttgttataCTAtatactttgctcattacactTTTCACTACTTGTCCTATATTCCCTTGGTAAAATACGTGTCTTTACATCCTAGTATTTTCTAAAACATTGCCGTTACAACAGAATAGAGTCACGTTATTGACGCGCCTTTCGCTACAGGCTCTGCTTGTAATCTGGTGGTAGATTTTACGTCTCACACGCACGTGGCCGACTGAAGATTGATTCTACCATGAACTGCTTGCTATGCTTCCTAACAGAGATAGCGGCATCCACTAGTTGAAGAATCCCAGTGAggcagacacatttttatttcaataaaggGCTTCCATTCACTTCTGTATTGAACAGTGCAGAGAATACAGTCTGTGTTAAATGTGCGAGGGAACCAATGAGCCGAGCTTGGAGCTGACAGAGTGAGATCTGTCGAGCCGTCGGTTAGTGTTGCTTCAGATGCGCAGTTTCCCTTGCTCATTCTGCTCATCTGCTTTTTGGTTTATGAAACAAGACTGTAGTAGCAACGGCTCAAGACTGTGAGTCTGTGTCATAGTCAACGTGAAGTGCGGCCCCTGAGCCCACATGAGGCCCTTCCACtctatttatgtggcccttgtACAGTCAGTTCTGAtttttcagcatttattttgCAACGTTGTtttttcagttctttattttatttcatgactgATTTTCTTCCACAATAGTAACTAGATAGATTCATATGTGAAATtcagtaaaatatatatttttaaatgcctTGTAAGAAAGTGCCTTATGTGATatttatgaaatgaaacatttgcaaGATACTGACCACTTACAGTATTTAGACTCATTCAATAAAATGTACTTAAAATGAAAAGTATTTTGAGCATATAATGTTGTATTTTCGGTGCACAAGTCAAAATGAATCCAGGCAAATGGAATTGCCTGAGGTTGGAACATATCAGGGCCGTGGTTGATGGACGGGGCTCATAGTTGCCTCTGTGGCAACAATACATCTTTAGTGAATCATCTGGGAAttgagaagaagttcttcatcTTGAATGTGAAGAGTCCTGTGAGCTCATCCTCATGATGAGTGATGTGGGTGAGGTGCACAATCAGGTGGTTCTGATGCTCTGactttattgatattttatcgcactccagctccgcggcgtgtgacagttatggagagtgtggtggacttcggttcacgatcatagttttaaacgtatttttaatacagggaatctttgataatgacactggtcgactctgagtctctggatccctgtttattttatgagatggggtggtcctcataggttctctgacgtggtcgtctgccttggttcacatcaacacatgcaggtctcctgctgtgctggtgcctcggccaaacaccctggtgaaaacagttggatattggacggagctctgtgtccccattagggttcactgatcgcggacacactctcacaggcagcgctaatgctacaagcCACCATCAgtgagggaccatcaacaaattctacagccgtcaaagtattagtgacattttcaataaggccatggaaaacaagcagagagaatcgtgaaaaggtttttcatcacacaagacaaaggactgacagtttgtatcatgatttggagaatagaatatgactaaatgatcatttcttcacatgattcctaatatttcttcagtagcatctaggaaatgtgtccagactgctccatagttcaagtcaactgttcagagacatgagatcgagcagacagacggctccatttaacctctaaataaagctggcagagcagcctgtcagacaccagcagcttctaccagagacttgaagcactgaatttctcatctctacacttggttagctattatattgaaacaaataatgatgatggagacaaactcctttaataagtttcatcataaaacagtttcaagagagactgtagtgtccaacacatggaatagaatgaaagtgtatttattgtgataattatcgttattatgatatatatttttgcccATATCACCCATCCTCAGTGCAGACACTAGTCTCCCACATGATGTGATGTGTCATCAGGCTACCAACCGCTGACTCTCAGTGGAGGACCATCCCAAAGGTGGTTCACTGACAGTGTGGCAGGATGAGCTCAGGGCAGCTGCTGACACAACCTCCACCACCAGGACGACAACTTCCCATATTGGGAGTGAAATTCCACCGCATGTAAATCCCACTTCCCTAAATGAACTCAAGCCTCAGCTGTTTTTGgtcatgaaaatgatttggGGGGGAACTGAGAGTGTAATCAGCTGTTTCCTTTCTTCCGtagttctatctatctatctatctatctatctacgtatggcatggctgtctgaggatgGACCCACGTGGTTAACTTCAGtaatttaataaacaacagCGGGTTTACACACAGACagatctatccatccatccatcacttaGGTAATGAACAATAAAGTTATATGTGCAGGAATATGAACCAAGCTGGAACAAGCAGTTTTATGACGTGAAAGCAACAGCCTGTGATGCAGCtgccctgctgtgtgtgtgacgtgCGGTTGTCGTCGCTCATGCCCGTCATCTGTTTCTCCCAGGTAGCCGAACATGCGTCAGTGAAAGGCCGTTGAAGACCAGCAGCGCCAGCTCTCGGCTCAATCCGCCGCCATGTCGCTCAACAACGGCTACTCCATCAACACTGCGCCGTCCGACCGCAAGGAGGATGAGGAACCGCTGGTGGAGCCGGACCCAGGTTAATATTGAACATTCAGCACAAGGGAGGTCAGTGttgcagatggaggaggatgaccaGGTGGAAGAATAAAGGGAAGTAGAATTCCATTCTTCTGCTTTGGTGGAGTGAAATACAAAGGGGGAGGAAATGAAACACGGAAGGTGAAGAGTACAGTGTGATATCTACAGGTAGGTGTGTGAAGAGAACTGAGCTGTTATCAGGACAGATCTGGTTCGTGAGCTCCCAGCCCAGATCTCTAGCCCTGTCTGTGCTTTGGCTGGAGGAAGCTTCACCTCAGCAGGTTTCCTGGGGATTCTCGCGTCAGCTTTTTCCCCAGAAAGACAGCCGTGTTGTAACATCGGCCGCTGAGCTGTCATGTGCTGCCGTCACATGACCTGGTCTGCACAGTCAAGTCTAACCACAGTGGAGCCCATGGTGATGGAGTGTCCCCTGCTTGACCCCCAGTCCCGCCCCAGTGCTGCTCGGCTCGACTCAACCTGGCCGTCCTCATGTTCCTGGGCTTCGCCGTGGTCTACTGCCTGAGGGTGAACCTCAGCGTGGCCATGGTGGCCATGGTCAACTCCACTGAGCCGATACCTGGGCCCAACACTTCTGTGTTGCACGCCTGTCCGCTGCCATCTGGCTTGGTCAACGCCAGCGACCCGTACCAGCAGCCTGGGGTCAGTgccttcatttttcacatttttgggCGTTTCCTTTTCTTCATCGTGCTCAAGCATCCAAGTCCACCTTCTGTTGAATCTGTGTGTGGTCTGTGGCAGGTTCCTCAGTACCGCTGGGACTCAAAGACTCAGGGCTGGCTCCTGGGCGCCTTCTTCTTCGGTTACTTGTGCACTCAGATCCCAGGAGGTTACCTGGCTGGACGCTTTGGAGGAAGCCTCTTCCTGGGACTGGGAGTCCTGGGCACAGCTGCCCTCACCCTGCTCACCCCCCTGGCTGCTCAGATGGGGTCCAGTTGGTTGTTTGCATTGAGGGCTCTGGAAGGATTGGGGGAGGTACAACCTTTCTTCATCCAAGCATCCAACATGTGTGTGAACAAGGGTGTCCACTAGTTAAACCTTTAGTTGCTCCAATGTTGAAATGAGACCTTTCCCATTGTATTTCTGTCACATGATGTGACTCAGCGGGCCGTGCTTGGCCCAcatgccttgagtttgacccaTAGTGGCCTGCACTTGTGAAGAAGCGGCTCTACTCAGAGTGTCTGctagatgactgagctccacaTCCTGTCTCTAGGACGTCGGTTTTGCTCGACACATTTAAATGACCACAGATAAGACTGGCTCGGAGAGATGACAGAAGCCGTGTCAACACGTGTCATATGATCCTCCCGGTCTAAGTATGCGTGACCGCTGACCCCCTCATGGTTCCAGGCAGTGACGTATCCGGCCATGATGGCCATGTGGGCCCGCTGGGCCCCCCCTCTGGAGCGCTCCCGTCTCACCACCCTGTCCGGCTCCGGAGGAAACTTCGGCGCCTTCGTGGCTCTGCCGCTGACCGGCTACATCTGCCAGACATTGAGCTGGCCTGCAGTCTTCTACCTCTGTGGTAAGGTGGCCCCtgacagacacacgcacactggtCCTGGAAGGGATGGCAAGCTACTTTGCATCATGTtcaccctgctcctcctgcagggggcgttGGTTGCCTTTGGGCTTTTTTGTGGTTCCTTTGCGTGTCAGATGACCCTCGCACCCACCGGCGAATCAGCCCAGAGGAAAGAGATTACATCATCAAGTCCATTGGACCTCAGGTACTGTCAGTGTGGCAGCCGCCAGGCTTCTCTGCGGGAGCATGTGACGACGCCGAGCCTCTCGCGCAGGGTAGCAGGCACGGCTGGAAGGTTCCGCTGCTCTCCATGGCCACCTCGCTCCCCCTGTGGGCCATCATCGTGACCCAGATGTGCAGCAACTGGTCCTACTACACCCTGCTGACCACGCTGCCCTCCTACATGAACACCATCCTGCACTTCGACCTGAAATCTGTGAGCTTGGTCACCTGCGCGGCTGGTGCGACCCAGCTAACGTTTCCTCTCCCCGGGTACAGAACGGCTTCCTGTCAGCGCTGCCGTACCTCGGCGCCTGGCTCTTCTCCATGCTGTCCGGCGTCTTGGCTGATAGGCTGATTGAGATGAAGGTGTTCAGCGTCACCACTGTGCGCAAGATGTTTACTGTCGCAGGTAAAGTCTCACTGTGACCCGCTCCAGCCCTGCTCCAACTCActgtctcctcctctgcaggtttgctgccccctgctggcctccTGGTGGCGGCCGGCTATGCCGGCTGCAGCCACATCCTGACCGTGTTCTTCCTCACCCTCTCCTCCACGGTGGGAGGACTGTCTGCTGCTGGAGTCTTCATCAACCAGATCGACATCGCCCCTAGGTGCCGCCGCGCCTCAACCGCCGCAGTCATTGCCCCGTGCGGATAGTTAAACGTGCTGTCTCTCTTCCAGATACGCCGGGTTCCTCCTCGGGATCACCAACACATTCGGAACCATCCCTGGGGTTTTGGCTCCCATTGTAGCTGGATACTTAACTCAGGACGTAAGTGTCATGCGACACACAGCTTCTGTTTCTTGGTTTTGTTTGGCTCTTACGTTACTCACATCTACAGGAAGTTGCGATCTCAACAGAGGAAGTTGTCAGAGGAGTCAGATATGTCACCTGAAGTTAGCTTTAGATCTGAGAGCgtgtgtttcttttgtttttgccgCTGTTTACAGCTGGTTGAAGGACCGTCAGAGGGAAGAGTTGAAGAAACAGAGCCTTAGATGACTAAAAAATAGGTCATCTGGAGTAGCAAGAAAAACAGCTCATACAATGTCAATAATGATATGGCGATTATAAAAAAGAGATTATAAAATACTATAGTCCCCAACATAAATGATAAACTAATCATGGACAAAAGATGTAAATGCAtttaaagcactttttttttcatttatattgtgagactcaaaaatgaaatccaataGTTTAGCTAGTCATGAACTGTA
This window contains:
- the si:ch1073-513e17.1 gene encoding sialin, yielding MSLNNGYSINTAPSDRKEDEEPLVEPDPVPPQCCSARLNLAVLMFLGFAVVYCLRVNLSVAMVAMVNSTEPIPGPNTSVLHACPLPSGLVNASDPYQQPGVPQYRWDSKTQGWLLGAFFFGYLCTQIPGGYLAGRFGGSLFLGLGVLGTAALTLLTPLAAQMGSSWLFALRALEGLGEAVTYPAMMAMWARWAPPLERSRLTTLSGSGGNFGAFVALPLTGYICQTLSWPAVFYLCGGVGCLWAFLWFLCVSDDPRTHRRISPEERDYIIKSIGPQGSRHGWKVPLLSMATSLPLWAIIVTQMCSNWSYYTLLTTLPSYMNTILHFDLKSNGFLSALPYLGAWLFSMLSGVLADRLIEMKVFSVTTVRKMFTVAGLLPPAGLLVAAGYAGCSHILTVFFLTLSSTVGGLSAAGVFINQIDIAPRYAGFLLGITNTFGTIPGVLAPIVAGYLTQDQTLTGWRNVFWVAAGISGCGAVVYTVFGSGQIQPWAIEEDESEAGDKRRRSRSVAGHL